In Dysidea avara chromosome 3, odDysAvar1.4, whole genome shotgun sequence, a single window of DNA contains:
- the LOC136249102 gene encoding TNF receptor-associated factor 5-like: protein MVSIISSLPTSEERFQCSVCHYLLSGPLQFPCGHRICTPCARRLKQQGVQIFFCEICKETVALIDCYCDKAISKEIDNLMISCPYCSNWTGKYHHYQDHIKEECQLVKFPCPNESCHEEITRSRLDNHLQQCQYRKQSCYWCKEEVRYDQQKEHEGKCTGIPIKCPSGCNSSVPRREMDLHLDPNNERGCPLVSKQKCIFAFVGCQFEASGMQLETHLKKYVKHHLLMVGQYLYDFHQKKQTSGRITGKDYEEIKQLLYNEVEKANKQLETFNDKDRELALQITEFQGKQNNIGFRLTGVEDLLTSLQASIIEINHTYEEVSLTLQTLQATSYDGHYIWKIPDITRRRRDALLGKTVSLYSAPFYTSRFGYRLCLRVYLDGDGSGKGRYISYFLTIMKGEYDALLEWPFQHMVTMTLVNQKGNNNIVQSFRPNPTSTSFHRPKSDMNVATGCPKFAPISVLDNPEFVVDDVAFFKCDIR from the exons ATGGTATCGATAATCAGTTCACTGCCAACATCAGAGGAGAGATTTCAATGTTCAGTGTGTCACTACCTTCTTAGTGGACCCCTCCAGTTTCCTTGCGGCCATCGGATATGCACCCCATGTGCTAGGAGGCTCAAACAACAAGG tgtCCAGATATTCTTCTGTGAAATATGCAAGGAAACAGTAGCTTTGATAGAT TGCTATTGTGACAAGGCAATATCCAAAGAGATAGATAATCTGATGATTTCCTGTCCTTACTGTAGTAATTGGACTGGTAAATATCATCATTATCAG GATCATATAAAGGAGGAATGTCAACTGGTAAAGTTTCCATGTCCCAATGAAAGTTGTCATGAGGAGATCACAAGATCACGACTTGATAATCACTTACAACAGTGTCAGTATAGAAAACAATCATGTTATTGGTGCAAGGAAGAGGTCCGTTATGATCAACAGAAG GAACATGAAGGAAAGTGTACTGGTATTCCAATCAAATGTCCCAGTGGATGCAATAGTTCTGTTCCTAGGAGAGAA ATGGATCTCCATTTGGATCCTAACAATGAACGTGGTTGTCCACTGGTCAGCAAACAAAAATGTATTTTTGCTTTTGTGGGCTGTCAGTTTGAAGCAAGTGGCATGCAATTGGAAACGCACTTGAAGAAATATGTGAAACATCATCTGTTGATGGTGGGCCAGTATTTGTATGATTTCCATCAAAAGAAACAAACTAGTGGCAGAATCACTGGCAAAGATTATGAAGAAATAAAGCAACTGTTGTATAATGAGGTGGAGAAGGCTAATAAGCAGTTAGAGACATTTAATGACAAGGACAGAGAATTGGCTTTACAAATCACTGAATTTCAGGGCAAGCAGAATAACATTGGTTTCCGATTAACTGGAGTTGAGGATCTTTTAACATCCTTACAAGCTAGTATTATTGAGATCAACCATACTTATGAGGAAGTGTCTCTCACCTTACAAACACTTCAAGCTACTTCATATGATGGTCACTATATATGGAAGATACCAGATATAACCAGACGTAGGAGGGATGCTCTACTAGGAAAGACTGTCAGTTTATATTcagcaccattttacaccagCAGGTTTGGGTACAGACTATGTCTACGTGTGTATTTAGATGGTGATGGTAGTGGCAAGGGACGTTACATATCTTACTTCCTTACCATCATGAAGGGAGAATATGATGCTTTACTAGAATGGCCATTTCAGCATATGGTGACAATGACCTTAGTGAACCAGAAAGGCAACAACAATATTGTACAGTCATTCAGACCCAACCCAACCAGTACTAGTTTTCATCGCCCAAAATCAGACATGAATGTGGCAACTGGTTGTCCTAAATTTGCTCCAATATCAGTACTGGATAATCCTGAATTTGTTGTTGATGATGTGGCATTCTTCAAGTGTGACATTCGTTAA